From Maribacter dokdonensis DSW-8, the proteins below share one genomic window:
- a CDS encoding universal stress protein: protein MKHILIPTDFSANSWNALKYAACLYGYDQCTFYVLYVEELSDKSVNKNSIGTSLPIHKKLNLFFDQLAQLKSNFLHQFITLRDYGNFTDIIKKTVDEKKIDLIIMGAKGTSNYEHTIFGRNTVNVITKVPCNVLVVSDKVSIKKPSKIGFPTDYNIFYTYPILKSLTEVLQISNATLDVVHVTQAKTNFSNTQIANKAYLHDYLKEMFTGFHCFKEIQGLNIKETITTYLTDNSVEMLTMAAKNINLFQQLFFNPSKSQLNHQSSVPLLVLHE from the coding sequence ATGAAACACATATTAATTCCTACTGATTTCTCGGCAAATTCTTGGAATGCGCTAAAATATGCCGCATGCCTGTATGGCTATGACCAATGCACCTTTTATGTACTATATGTTGAAGAATTAAGTGACAAATCTGTCAATAAAAATAGTATAGGTACATCATTACCCATACATAAAAAACTGAATCTCTTTTTTGATCAATTAGCACAATTAAAGTCTAACTTTTTACATCAGTTTATCACTTTAAGAGATTATGGCAACTTTACCGACATCATTAAAAAAACCGTGGACGAAAAAAAAATAGACCTTATTATTATGGGTGCAAAAGGCACTTCAAATTATGAACACACTATTTTTGGCCGCAATACAGTAAATGTAATTACAAAAGTACCATGCAATGTATTGGTGGTATCAGACAAAGTTTCTATCAAAAAACCAAGCAAAATTGGGTTTCCAACAGATTATAACATTTTCTACACCTACCCCATTCTTAAATCTTTGACCGAAGTTTTACAAATATCAAATGCGACCTTAGACGTGGTTCATGTTACGCAGGCAAAAACAAACTTCTCAAACACCCAAATTGCCAACAAAGCTTACTTGCATGATTATTTAAAGGAAATGTTTACAGGTTTTCATTGCTTCAAAGAAATTCAAGGATTGAACATTAAAGAAACCATTACCACCTATCTGACTGACAATAGTGTTGAAATGCTTACCATGGCAGCAAAAAATATAAATCTGTTCCAGCAATTATTTTTCAATCCTTCCAAATCACAATTAAACCATCAATCATCTGTACCCTTGCTCGTTCTTCATGAATAA